CTTGCCGAGCCTGCTGCTCGCCATCGTGATTGTCGCGATCCTCGGGCCGGGGCTGGTCAACGCCATGCTCGCAGTGGCGATCGTGGTGCTGCCGCACTATGTGCGCATCACCCGCGCGGCCGTCATCGCCGAAGTGTCGCGCGACTACGTGACCGCGGCACGCGTGAGCGGCGCCGGCACGCTGCGCCTGATGTTCAGCGAGGTGCTGCCCAACTGCGCGGCGCCGCTCATCGTGCAGGCCTCGCTCGGCATCTCGACCGCCATCCTCGACGCGGCCGCGCTCGGCTTTCTCGGCCTTGGCGCCCAGCCGCCGTCGCCCGAGTGGGGAACGATGCTGGCCGATGCGCGCGAGTTCGTGCTGCGCGCCTGGTGGGTCGTCACCTTTCCGGGGCTCGCGATCCTTGCGGCGGTGCTGGCTTTCAATCTGCTCGGCGACGGGCTGCGCGATGCGCTCGACCCGAA
This genomic window from Variovorax paradoxus contains:
- a CDS encoding ABC transporter permease subunit, which codes for MASTDIVSPLEASKAPPGPWREFWTAFSANRGAVIGLATIAVLLLVALFAPWIAPHAPNETNSAVFLLPPAWQQGGSASYLLGTDAIGRDILSRLMFGARLSLSIGVAVVALSVVAGVVLGLVAGFFRGVLEIAIMRLMDIVLTLPSLLLAIVIVAILGPGLVNAMLAVAIVVLPHYVRITRAAVIAEVSRDYVTAARVSGAGTLRLMFSEVLPNCAAPLIVQASLGISTAILDAAALGFLGLGAQPPSPEWGTMLADAREFVLRAWWVVTFPGLAILAAVLAFNLLGDGLRDALDPKLKR